From a single Phocoena sinus isolate mPhoSin1 chromosome 1, mPhoSin1.pri, whole genome shotgun sequence genomic region:
- the KCNA2 gene encoding LOW QUALITY PROTEIN: potassium voltage-gated channel subfamily A member 2 (The sequence of the model RefSeq protein was modified relative to this genomic sequence to represent the inferred CDS: inserted 1 base in 1 codon): protein MTVATGDPVDEAAALPGHPQDTYDPEADHECCERVVINISGLRFETQLKTLAQFPETLLGDPKKRMRYFDPLRXEYFFDRNRPSFDAILYYYQSGGRLRRPVNVPLDIFSEEIRFYELGEEAMEMFREDEGYIKEEERPLPENEFQRQVWLLFEYPESSGPARIIAIVSVMVILISIVSFCLETLPIFRDENEDMHGSGVTFHTYSNSTIGYQQSTSFTDPFFIVETLCIIWFSFEFLVRFFACPSKAGFFTNIMNIIDIVAIIPYFITLGTELAEKPEDAQQGQQAMSLAILRVIRLVRVFRIFKLSRHSKGLQILGQTLKASMRELGLLIFFLFIGVILFSSAVYFAEADERESQFPSIPDAFWWAVVSMTTVGYGDMVPTTIGGKIVGSLCAIAGVLTIALPVPVIVSNFNYFYHRETEGEEQAQYLQVTSCPKIPSSPDLKKSRSASTISKSDYMEIQEGVNNSNEDFREENLKTANCTLANTNYVNITKMLTDV, encoded by the exons ATGACAGTGGCCACCGGAGACCCAGTGGATGAGGCCGCTGCCCTCCCTGGGCACCCGCAGGACACCTATGACCCAGAAGCAGACCACGAATGCTGTGAGAGGGTGGTGATCAACATCTCAGGGCTGCGGTTTGAGACCCAGCTAAAGACCTTAGCCCAGTTTCCAGAGACCCTCTTAGGGGACCCAAAGAAGCGGATGAGATACTTTGACCCTCTCC ATGAGTACTTTTTCGATCGGAACCGCCCAAGCTTTGATGCCATTTTGTACTACTACCAGTCTGGGGGCCGGTTGAGGCGACCCGTGAATGTGCCCTTAGATATATTCTCCGAAGAAATTCGGTTTTATGAGCTAGGAGAAGAAGCAATGGAGATGTTTCGGGAAGATGAAGGCTACATCAAAGAGGAAGAGCGTCCTCTACCCGAAAATGAATTTCAGAGACAGGTGTGGCTCCTCTTTGAATACCCAGAGAGCTCAGGGCCTGCCAGGATTATAGCTATTGTATCTGTCATGGTGATCTTGATCTCAATCGTCAGCTTCTGCCTGGAGACGTTGCCCATATTCCGGGATGAGAATGAAGACATGCATGGCAGTGGAGTGACCTTCCATACCTATTCCAATAGCACCATCGGGTACCAGCAGTCCACTTCCTTCACCGACCCTTTCTTCATTGTAGAGACCCTCTGCATCATCTGGTTCTCCTTTGAGTTCTTGGTGAGGTTCTTTGCCTGTCCCAGCAAAGCCGGCTTCTTCACCAACATCATGAACATCATTGACATTGTAGCCATCATCCCCTACTTCATCACCCTGGGAACAGAGCTGGCTGAGAAGCCAGAAGATGCTCAGCAGGGCCAGCAGGCCATGTCACTGGCCATCCTTCGAGTCATCCGGTTGGtaagagtctttaggattttcaagTTGTCCAGACACTCCAAAGGTCTTCAGATTCTAGGTCAGACCCTCAAAGCCAGCATGAGAGAATTAGGCCTCCTGATATTCTTCCTCTTCATCGGGGTCATCCTCTTCTCTAGTGCTGTCTATTTCGCAGAGGCCGATGAGCGAGAGTCCCAATTCCCGAGCATCCCGGATGCCTTCTGGTGGGCAGTCGTCTCCATGACAACTGTAGGCTATGGAGACATGGTTCCAACTACTATTGGGGGAAAGATCGTGGGTTCCCTATGTGCAATTGCAGGTGTGTTAACCATTGCCTTACCTGTCCCCGTCATAGTGTCCAATTTCAACTACTTCTACcacagggagacagagggagaggaacAGGCCCAGTACTTGCAAGTGACGAGCTGTCCAAAGATCCCATCCTCCCCTGACCTAAAGAAAAGTAGAAGTGCCTCTACCATTAGTAAGTCTGACTACATGGAGATCCAGGAGGGGGTAAACAACAGTAACGAGGACTTTAGAGAGGAAAACTTGAAAACAGCCAACTGCACTTTGGCTAATACAAACTATGTGAATATTACCAAAATGTTAACTGATGTCTGA